The genomic window GTGCGCATCGATGACGAAGCGGCGCATCGGTGCATGGGAGGGCTTTACTGCCCCGCGCAACGGATGGGGGCGCTCATGCACTTTGTCTCGCGCCGCGCCATGGACATCGACGGGCTGGGCGAGAAACTGATTGAGCAGCTGGTCTCGCGGGAACGGGTCCAGACGGCGGCTGATCTCTATGCGCTTACCCGCAGTGACCTGCTGGGCCTTGAGCGTATGGGCGAGCGCTCGACCACCAATCTTCTCAATGCCATTGATGCCTCGCGGGAGACGACGCTGCCACGATTTCTCTACGCCCTCGGGATCGATCAGGTGGGTGAGGTGACCGCGCGGACGCTGGCGACGCATTTTGGTGGGCTTGATGGGCTGATCGCGGCCGACGATGATGCCCTTACGGCGGTGCCCGATGTCGGCCCGGTCGTCGCGGAATCGGTGCGGCGATTCTTCGCTCAGCCGCATAATCGCGAGGTCATCGACGCCCTGATCGCCGCCGGTGTTCATTGGCCGTCGTCAGCGTCCACGCCGCCGTCGGCGCAGTCGCTACCCCTTGAAGGCAAGACCTTCGTGCTCACCGGGACACTGTCCGCTTACACTCGCGATGAGGCTAAGGCTCGGATTGAGGCACTGGGCGGCAGGGTGACCGCCAGCGTTTCCGGGCGGACGGATTATGTGGTGGCTGGTGCGGATGCTGGATCCAAGCGCGACCGGGCCGAAAAACTCGGTGTGACGCTACTGGACGAATCGGGCTTCACAGCCCTGGTGGGGTAGACCGCCCCGGAGCGGGGCGGCTCGCCCGGTGGTTGCGTCAGCCGTTGTCGGGCTTGGTCCAATTCGCCTCGTAGTCGATGTCCGCGTCCTCACGAAGCCCCTCGAGCTCGGCCTGGATGCGCTCGTTGACGATGCTCATCCGTAGCTGACTGGCGACATCGGAGAACGCTGGCGCCTCGGTCTCGCGGGTTTCGTCGAGGCGGATCACATGAAATCCGAAGCGCGTCTCCACTGGCTCATCGGTAACGGCGCCGGGTTCGAGTGCAGCAACCGCCTCGGCGAATGGATCAACCATGTCATCTGGGGCAAACCAGCCTAGGTTGCCGCCGTCACGTGAGGTGCCGTCCTCGGAATACTGGCCGGCGAGCTCGGTGAACGATTCACCGTCGGCGAGGCGATCGATGATGGCTGATGCCTGTACGCGGTCGGAAACGAGGATATGCCGGGCCTTGTACTCCCGCGGTGCCTCGGCGCCATAGACCGCTTCGTAGCGCTCCCGGAGCACCGACTCGGCGACGGGTTCGCTCTCGGTGAGCTGGCGCACAAAGCCCTGGGCGAGTGTGCGGCGCCGATCATTGTTGAGCTGAGCGGCCACATCCGGTGCCTCGTCGATACCGGCGGCGTCACCGGCCTGAGCGAGCAGCATCAGATTGATGATCTCCTCGAGGAA from Spiribacter curvatus includes these protein-coding regions:
- a CDS encoding peptidylprolyl isomerase; this encodes MHSTPLKALQLMVPALALTLGLGLAQAQDEAESAETGEEQEIQVLAEINGETITERELDQLVSQQTQGESEIPPTQRRQFLEEIINLMLLAQAGDAAGIDEAPDVAAQLNNDRRRTLAQGFVRQLTESEPVAESVLRERYEAVYGAEAPREYKARHILVSDRVQASAIIDRLADGESFTELAGQYSEDGTSRDGGNLGWFAPDDMVDPFAEAVAALEPGAVTDEPVETRFGFHVIRLDETRETEAPAFSDVASQLRMSIVNERIQAELEGLREDADIDYEANWTKPDNG